The following proteins come from a genomic window of Paenibacillus sp. CAA11:
- a CDS encoding DUF4097 family beta strand repeat-containing protein translates to MAKEQVSSSDENGTPRPNGAQARKGYRPRRRKRKFVSVLLTALFPGLGHVYLKLFSKGIALIYLIAIDLAALIYFSSVRIQINVPLLIIMGLLVPMIYFYSIYDVLQSTDSMNSRSRNPVKAGPGRELLRGTAIGAMMVAGGLIVWVLRIKPKWLEVLIQEWAGYICAGILAAVGLSLFMQEIKYRAARTGRFTASLLLLGVSVLLLLEELTQGDFLLLLINWWPVLLVLLGVEYIAVLIWKRRKAAPGHGRRFRLDIKGILGSVVAAACVFAVTQQDHYLHLWNKVSLDLTAAGTEFSEQKGYSFLKEPLTIPVNSDMKGVRIENINGTITVSREPVFEVQVEAKVYVDEVQREEAKAIADAAEINISEGDKLSIVVNDRGYGQSGKRHPRVNLHVILPFNRDLTLDATTTNGSLLVKSISSRKIKLQTGNGAVELSDIYGDGDISLKTLNGDVALTNVFGDVNADTQGGKMTAENVQGSAKLSTLVGDLNLKDNKGNIDVSTKNGNIRVEGADQGLNAESLNGKISIRSSSIGGDWSVYSAVGEVNITLPYFGSYHLEASSGYGEIYSNLPFEKDNKRIEGELGEGQYQIKLEGNSNLLVNRENLITPMMGE, encoded by the coding sequence ATGGCAAAAGAGCAAGTGAGCAGTTCTGACGAGAATGGCACGCCAAGGCCGAACGGGGCTCAAGCGCGCAAAGGCTATCGCCCGAGACGACGCAAGCGGAAGTTTGTTTCCGTACTGCTGACCGCGCTGTTTCCTGGCCTGGGGCATGTTTACCTGAAATTGTTCAGCAAGGGAATCGCTTTGATTTACTTGATCGCTATAGATCTTGCCGCCTTGATCTATTTCTCATCCGTTCGGATTCAAATAAATGTTCCTCTGCTGATTATTATGGGATTACTGGTGCCAATGATTTACTTTTATAGTATCTACGATGTGCTTCAGTCTACAGATTCCATGAATTCACGGAGCCGCAATCCGGTCAAGGCCGGGCCAGGACGCGAACTATTGAGGGGGACCGCAATCGGGGCAATGATGGTTGCCGGGGGGCTAATTGTATGGGTCCTGCGCATCAAGCCCAAGTGGCTTGAAGTCCTGATTCAAGAATGGGCGGGTTATATTTGCGCGGGAATCTTGGCCGCTGTAGGCCTATCTTTATTTATGCAGGAGATCAAATATCGGGCTGCGCGAACAGGCCGCTTTACCGCTTCTCTGCTGCTGCTAGGTGTAAGTGTCCTGCTGCTGCTTGAAGAGTTGACACAAGGGGATTTTCTGCTGCTATTAATCAATTGGTGGCCGGTATTGCTGGTGCTGCTTGGTGTGGAGTATATTGCAGTCCTGATTTGGAAGAGGCGCAAAGCAGCCCCAGGGCATGGGCGCCGCTTTCGCTTGGATATCAAAGGCATCCTTGGATCAGTGGTTGCAGCTGCCTGTGTGTTCGCAGTTACGCAGCAGGACCATTACCTGCATTTATGGAACAAGGTAAGCCTTGATCTGACCGCAGCAGGAACGGAATTTAGTGAGCAGAAGGGCTATTCCTTCCTCAAGGAACCGCTAACCATTCCTGTTAATTCGGATATGAAGGGGGTTCGGATTGAGAATATTAATGGCACTATTACAGTTTCAAGAGAACCCGTGTTTGAAGTGCAGGTTGAGGCCAAGGTCTATGTTGATGAAGTGCAGCGTGAAGAGGCGAAGGCCATTGCAGATGCGGCGGAGATTAATATCTCCGAGGGCGATAAGCTGTCTATCGTAGTGAATGACCGCGGCTATGGCCAGTCTGGTAAGAGACACCCGAGAGTCAATCTCCATGTGATCCTTCCTTTTAACCGTGATCTGACCCTTGATGCGACGACGACTAATGGCAGCCTGCTGGTGAAGAGCATTTCGTCCAGAAAAATAAAGCTTCAGACCGGGAACGGAGCTGTAGAATTAAGCGATATATACGGGGACGGGGACATTTCTTTGAAGACGCTGAATGGGGATGTCGCGCTGACGAATGTCTTCGGTGATGTGAATGCCGATACACAGGGCGGGAAAATGACCGCAGAAAATGTTCAAGGCTCTGCCAAGCTTTCAACTTTGGTGGGAGATTTGAACCTTAAGGATAATAAAGGGAATATTGATGTCTCCACCAAGAATGGGAATATCCGGGTAGAGGGTGCGGACCAAGGCCTAAATGCAGAATCACTCAATGGGAAAATTTCTATTCGCTCAAGTTCCATTGGCGGAGACTGGTCGGTGTATAGTGCAGTGGGAGAGGTTAATATTACACTGCCTTACTTTGGCAGCTATCATTTGGAGGCGTCAAGCGGGTATGGAGAAATTTACAGTAACCTTCCTTTTGAGAAAGATAATAAGAGGATCGAAGGAGAGCTTGGCGAAGGACAATATCAGATCAAGCTGGAGGGTAACAGCAACCTGCTTGTGAATCGGGAGAATCTTATTACACCTATGATGGGTGAATAG
- a CDS encoding acyl-[acyl-carrier-protein] thioesterase translates to MKLEIWKEDSTVSSRDADYRGQYRLSAILEAMQKAADSHIEAAGVEITDMLNQGMAWMLMSVDLDIRQVPLLHEAVEISTWNRGAQGVQWRRDFNLSYDGIHKGGQVWAVARTLWTLVDLRKRRILRPSAFPYELPVHQPVTAEELPENLLEKLAIPESFALQLAHEWTVRYSGIDANGHLNNAKYADLCLDAMLREELDCITLRGFRITYFQEAAWGDQIRIFRTEKRDGQVFFRGENAEEKRLFEACLLFEG, encoded by the coding sequence ATGAAGCTTGAGATTTGGAAGGAAGATAGCACAGTCTCCTCGCGTGATGCCGATTATAGGGGACAGTATCGGTTGTCCGCTATATTGGAAGCTATGCAGAAGGCAGCCGATTCTCATATTGAGGCAGCTGGAGTAGAGATAACAGATATGCTGAATCAAGGGATGGCCTGGATGCTGATGTCCGTGGATTTGGATATCCGCCAGGTGCCCCTGCTGCATGAAGCCGTGGAGATATCTACTTGGAACCGGGGCGCACAAGGGGTGCAGTGGCGGCGTGACTTTAATCTATCCTATGATGGGATTCATAAGGGAGGGCAAGTTTGGGCAGTGGCCCGCACGCTATGGACGCTGGTGGATCTTCGGAAGCGGCGGATTCTCCGTCCATCTGCCTTTCCGTATGAGCTGCCTGTCCATCAGCCGGTGACCGCTGAGGAGCTGCCGGAGAATCTTCTTGAGAAGCTGGCCATTCCCGAGAGCTTCGCGCTTCAATTGGCCCACGAATGGACGGTGCGATACAGTGGAATTGATGCGAACGGCCATCTTAACAATGCCAAGTATGCAGACCTCTGCCTTGATGCCATGCTGCGAGAAGAGCTGGATTGTATCACGCTTCGGGGATTTCGGATTACCTATTTCCAAGAGGCAGCCTGGGGCGATCAGATTCGCATATTCCGTACAGAAAAGCGTGATGGACAGGTATTTTTCCGTGGAGAGAACGCGGAAGAGAAGCGCTTGTTTGAAGCCTGTCTTCTTTTTGAAGGTTAA
- a CDS encoding GNAT family N-acetyltransferase, translating to MITQLSLHDPDILSQLWLLQHQAYRMESEAIGLKDAPPLTDTLESLQASPEVFFGLVTEEGELLGAVSVKKTRETSYEITRLMVHPEHLRKGIARSLLQHVLEVLPETSDLTVTAGSRNHAAVALYQDFGFAPEQIYEPLPGVELTVYRRTWRRHAYEA from the coding sequence ATGATTACCCAGCTTTCTTTACATGATCCGGATATACTTAGCCAGCTCTGGCTGCTGCAGCATCAAGCCTACAGGATGGAATCGGAGGCGATTGGTCTTAAGGATGCGCCTCCCTTAACGGATACGCTGGAGTCCCTGCAGGCTTCCCCCGAAGTTTTCTTCGGGCTTGTAACAGAGGAAGGAGAACTGCTCGGAGCAGTGTCGGTGAAGAAGACGCGGGAGACTTCTTATGAAATTACCCGGCTTATGGTTCATCCGGAGCATCTGCGCAAGGGGATTGCCCGCAGCCTGCTTCAACATGTGCTGGAAGTGCTGCCGGAAACATCCGATCTTACGGTTACCGCAGGTTCACGGAACCATGCCGCCGTAGCTCTGTATCAAGACTTCGGATTTGCCCCCGAGCAAATTTATGAGCCTTTGCCGGGTGTGGAATTGACGGTATACCGTAGAACATGGAGGCGACATGCTTATGAAGCTTGA
- the gatB gene encoding Asp-tRNA(Asn)/Glu-tRNA(Gln) amidotransferase subunit GatB, with protein sequence MSTSKYETVIGLEVHVELHTKSKIFCGCSTEFGAPPNTHTCPVCLGHPGVLPVLNRQAVDYAMKAAMALNCEIGDVSKFDRKNYFYPDSPKAYQISQFDQPIGLNGYIDIEVNGETKRIGITRLHLEEDAGKLTHVDGGYASLVDFNRVGTPLVEIVSEPDISSPEEARAYLEKLRAIMQYCEVSDVKMEEGSLRCDANISLRPHGQQELGTKAELKNMNSFRGVQRGLEYEQYRQAEILDEGGQVVQETRRWDEAMGKTLTMRSKEEAHDYRYFPDPDLVTLHIDQAWKDRIRASIPELPDARKARYTSELGLPDYDAGVITASKALADLFESSLEFTSDAKSVSNWIMGDLLGYLNSNNLELSEVKLTGQGLGEMIGLLEKGTISSKIAKTVFKEMLQSGKLPQQIVEEQGLVQISDEGAILTIVNEVIAENPASVEDYKAGKDKAIGFLVGQVMKRSKGKANPGLVNKLLVETLRR encoded by the coding sequence ATGTCAACATCCAAATATGAAACAGTAATCGGGCTGGAAGTGCATGTGGAGCTGCATACAAAATCTAAGATTTTCTGCGGCTGTTCGACCGAATTCGGCGCACCTCCGAACACGCATACCTGCCCGGTATGCCTGGGACATCCCGGCGTGCTGCCTGTGCTTAACAGACAGGCGGTAGATTATGCGATGAAGGCTGCCATGGCCCTGAACTGCGAAATCGGCGATGTCAGCAAGTTTGATCGTAAGAACTATTTTTACCCTGACTCTCCAAAGGCGTATCAAATCTCGCAATTTGATCAGCCTATCGGCTTGAATGGTTATATAGATATTGAAGTGAATGGAGAGACGAAACGGATCGGGATCACCCGGCTGCATCTGGAAGAGGATGCAGGCAAGCTGACCCACGTGGATGGCGGTTATGCTTCTCTAGTCGACTTTAACCGTGTCGGCACTCCTCTGGTGGAGATCGTGTCTGAGCCGGACATCTCCTCGCCGGAAGAAGCGCGTGCTTATCTGGAGAAGCTGCGGGCAATCATGCAGTACTGCGAGGTTTCTGATGTGAAGATGGAAGAGGGCTCGCTTCGCTGTGACGCTAACATCAGCTTGCGGCCGCATGGCCAGCAGGAGCTGGGCACGAAGGCCGAGCTCAAGAATATGAACTCCTTCCGCGGTGTTCAGCGCGGCCTGGAGTATGAGCAGTATCGTCAGGCTGAAATCCTGGATGAAGGCGGACAAGTAGTTCAGGAGACTCGCCGCTGGGATGAAGCAATGGGGAAAACACTGACCATGCGCAGCAAGGAAGAAGCGCATGACTACCGTTATTTCCCTGATCCGGACCTTGTGACCCTGCATATTGACCAGGCGTGGAAGGATCGCATTCGCGCTTCCATCCCTGAGCTGCCAGATGCGCGCAAAGCCCGTTATACTTCTGAGCTCGGCCTGCCGGATTATGATGCAGGCGTAATTACTGCATCTAAGGCACTGGCCGATCTGTTTGAGAGCAGCCTTGAGTTTACTTCGGATGCCAAGTCTGTCTCGAACTGGATCATGGGCGACTTGCTCGGATATTTGAACAGCAACAACCTGGAGCTGTCCGAGGTGAAGCTGACCGGGCAGGGCCTCGGCGAGATGATTGGACTGCTGGAGAAGGGGACGATCAGCTCCAAGATCGCCAAGACGGTCTTTAAGGAAATGCTGCAAAGCGGCAAGCTTCCACAGCAAATTGTTGAAGAGCAAGGCCTTGTGCAGATCAGTGATGAAGGCGCCATTCTCACTATTGTGAATGAAGTGATCGCCGAGAATCCGGCTTCTGTAGAAGATTACAAGGCTGGTAAGGATAAAGCGATCGGATTCCTGGTCGGGCAAGTGATGAAGCGCAGTAAAGGCAAAGCTAACCCTGGCCTTGTGAACAAGCTGCTTGTTGAGACGCTTCGGCGTTAG
- the gatA gene encoding Asp-tRNA(Asn)/Glu-tRNA(Gln) amidotransferase subunit GatA encodes MTLFDLRLQEVHNRLHEKELSVTDLVDEAFKVIGKREEQVKAYLTLDEEGARAQAAKLDDKLMSGEARGLLFGLPAGIKDNMITEGLRTTCASQFLKNYDPIYDATVITKLKAADTVTIGKLNMDEFAMGGSNENSSFYTTRNPWDLSRVPGGSSGGSAAAVAAGEAYFTLGSDTGGSIRQPASYCGVVGLKPTYGLVSRYGLVAFASSLDQIGPITKNVEDSAYVLQAIAGHDPKDSTSANVEIPDYVSALTGDVKGLRIAVPKEYLDGVDPKVKEAVMDALKVLEGLGAVWEEVSLPHTEYAVAAYYLLASSEASSNLSRFDGVRYGERANHAGSLMDLYLDSRSQGFGPEVKRRIMLGTYALSSGYYDAYYLKAQKVRTLIKRDFDQTFEKFDVIIGPTAPTTAFPLGSQVDDPLTMYLNDILTIPVSLAGVPAVSVPCGFADGLPVGLQIIGKAFDEGTVLRTAHAYEVHTEHHKRRPSL; translated from the coding sequence GTGACGCTGTTTGATTTGCGTTTGCAGGAGGTACATAACCGGCTTCACGAGAAGGAATTATCCGTTACCGATTTGGTGGATGAGGCCTTTAAGGTGATTGGGAAGCGGGAAGAGCAGGTTAAGGCCTATCTGACTTTGGATGAGGAGGGGGCAAGAGCCCAGGCTGCCAAGCTTGACGACAAGCTTATGTCTGGCGAAGCCAGAGGACTCTTGTTCGGGCTCCCCGCAGGCATCAAGGATAATATGATAACTGAAGGGCTGCGCACCACCTGTGCAAGCCAGTTCTTAAAGAACTATGATCCGATTTACGATGCGACGGTTATTACCAAGCTGAAAGCCGCCGATACGGTAACGATCGGCAAGCTGAATATGGATGAATTTGCGATGGGCGGATCGAATGAGAACTCCAGCTTCTATACTACACGGAATCCTTGGGATCTCAGCCGTGTTCCTGGCGGTTCCAGCGGAGGCTCGGCTGCTGCTGTTGCAGCAGGTGAAGCCTACTTTACACTGGGCTCGGATACCGGCGGTTCGATCAGACAGCCTGCCTCCTACTGCGGTGTTGTCGGATTGAAGCCCACCTACGGATTAGTATCTCGCTATGGTCTGGTAGCATTTGCATCATCGCTGGATCAGATCGGGCCAATTACGAAAAATGTCGAGGATTCTGCTTATGTGCTTCAGGCGATTGCAGGCCATGATCCGAAGGATTCCACCTCTGCGAATGTGGAGATTCCTGATTATGTGAGTGCCTTGACAGGTGATGTGAAGGGGCTGCGCATTGCTGTTCCTAAGGAGTATCTTGATGGCGTAGACCCTAAAGTGAAAGAGGCCGTGATGGACGCGCTGAAGGTGCTCGAAGGCCTGGGCGCCGTATGGGAAGAGGTGTCTCTGCCGCATACGGAATACGCCGTAGCCGCTTATTATCTGCTTGCTTCCTCGGAGGCTTCCTCCAATCTCTCCCGTTTTGACGGGGTGCGCTATGGCGAGCGCGCGAACCATGCAGGAAGCTTAATGGACCTGTATTTGGATTCCCGCAGCCAGGGGTTTGGACCGGAAGTGAAGCGTAGAATTATGCTGGGTACTTACGCTTTGAGTTCAGGCTATTATGATGCTTACTATTTGAAGGCACAGAAGGTTCGTACTTTGATCAAGCGGGATTTCGATCAGACGTTCGAAAAGTTCGATGTCATTATCGGACCTACTGCGCCGACCACCGCTTTCCCGTTAGGGTCACAAGTTGATGATCCGCTGACGATGTATCTGAATGATATTCTGACCATCCCGGTAAGCTTGGCCGGCGTACCAGCCGTCAGCGTGCCATGTGGATTTGCAGACGGTCTTCCGGTAGGACTGCAAATCATCGGCAAAGCCTTTGATGAGGGCACGGTGCTCCGCACGGCCCATGCCTACGAGGTTCATACCGAGCATCATAAGCGGCGCCCGTCGCTATAA
- the gatC gene encoding Asp-tRNA(Asn)/Glu-tRNA(Gln) amidotransferase subunit GatC, with the protein MSIQIKDVEHVAKLARLNLTDEEKETFTEQLNAILQYAEKLNELDTEGVAPTTHVLHLSNVMREDEVHESLPQEKVFRNAPEEEDGQFKVPAVLE; encoded by the coding sequence ATGAGCATTCAGATCAAAGATGTAGAGCATGTGGCCAAGCTGGCTCGCTTGAACTTGACCGATGAAGAGAAAGAGACGTTCACCGAACAATTGAACGCTATTTTACAATATGCTGAGAAGCTGAATGAGCTGGACACGGAGGGCGTCGCACCGACAACCCATGTGCTGCACCTCAGCAATGTCATGCGAGAGGACGAAGTGCATGAGAGCCTTCCGCAAGAGAAGGTCTTCCGCAATGCGCCGGAGGAAGAGGACGGGCAATTTAAGGTTCCGGCTGTATTGGAATAG
- a CDS encoding S-layer homology domain-containing protein codes for MDFSKGRKICSMLMVVMLLMGTLFGIGQERVKADTGGTDAVGTPEVKAPWTGAGTEEDPYQIYTPEDLIAIGQDESKVIDKSFILMNDLNLGTYTGRGEGWVPLAPVHLFNGNDHYIRGLYMNRTADPANPLNSTNSVGLFAVNKGTIMNLGLQLAFVANNFAYTGGVAGINEEGGKIIRVNAGGEIQSTGGEIGGGMVGENRGLITEFTSAMKFQYCHIDKLGSIAGVNTSTGDINNGTYIAKEIPYGASMVHTLDGKLSFVYTNCYYTLGTAIEVLPTAEYSNLYYTHQVDDPTKNIGTKLTDAQLADDAYYTDWDKSIWTKPFPTSPPGFYPYIMPGKTEPDSNWVNETDSELTSLKQSYSSSSEVFSYHLVSSKEFADDNKYFKIEGDKLLAAQDFGDKTAFRIQVSARDSRNFVTYSDFWIRAMAPANPDPNTDQPGTGTPGTPEIPAPAPDNGPVVVEPTTPSLPDPVPSYPSTSSGSGTGTPSGQPASPKLIISVDLGTSEKEIFKTGLERTTTNGKTTDKVHMDSAEWKEAIAQAQKQNQKEIRVVIPDVKDEVDQVDFNISKNDIKAVNEAGLGFEVYTDHGTIAVPAASLEGLDEDLYFRLVPVKDSSDQKALLTRVQNEPVVKKAADQAPTLASRPVKIETNLSDRPVTLTIPIRNREIPKDPVLRSQLLNSLAVLIETTDGKVSLDKGKPAEQEGTTGLEVSTNAFGTFTILQWDGVDLTPDTGYIHGFVDGTFRPNAPVSRSQLAVMLARNLGIGQGASSVKLNYSDVPANSYAVNALAAIKEKAIMSGDGYGNFRPEEAVTRGEMAAIIARVEQLPLSSSAAADGFTDVKGHWAASVIQAAQSTGLIKGYADGTFHPNATLTRAETVVIINRMFQLHGGLGLDDQVVAWSDVPAGHWAAEDIEIASRK; via the coding sequence TTGGATTTTTCAAAAGGTAGAAAAATATGCTCGATGTTGATGGTGGTTATGCTGCTCATGGGAACTTTGTTTGGCATAGGGCAGGAGCGTGTTAAGGCCGACACGGGCGGTACAGATGCTGTAGGTACCCCGGAGGTTAAGGCTCCATGGACAGGCGCCGGAACGGAGGAAGATCCTTATCAGATTTATACTCCCGAGGACCTGATTGCGATTGGCCAGGATGAGAGCAAAGTGATCGACAAGAGCTTTATTCTAATGAACGATCTTAATTTAGGAACTTATACGGGCAGAGGTGAAGGATGGGTTCCTCTTGCTCCTGTACATTTATTTAACGGTAATGATCATTATATCCGAGGGCTTTATATGAATCGTACCGCAGATCCAGCGAACCCGCTGAACTCTACGAATAGCGTAGGATTATTCGCTGTAAACAAGGGAACGATCATGAATTTAGGTCTTCAATTAGCTTTTGTGGCCAATAACTTCGCATATACGGGTGGGGTTGCCGGAATTAATGAAGAAGGCGGCAAGATCATCCGCGTCAATGCTGGCGGCGAGATTCAGAGTACAGGCGGAGAGATTGGCGGTGGCATGGTCGGAGAGAACCGTGGACTCATTACAGAATTCACTTCGGCTATGAAATTCCAGTATTGCCACATTGATAAACTTGGCAGCATTGCTGGAGTGAATACTTCGACTGGGGATATTAACAATGGTACCTATATAGCCAAGGAAATCCCCTATGGAGCCAGCATGGTTCATACACTGGACGGTAAGCTGTCCTTTGTGTACACCAACTGTTACTACACGCTGGGCACTGCTATAGAAGTGCTGCCTACAGCCGAATATTCCAATCTCTACTATACCCATCAGGTAGATGATCCGACCAAGAACATCGGTACTAAGCTGACAGATGCTCAGCTGGCAGATGATGCGTACTATACGGATTGGGATAAGTCCATCTGGACCAAGCCTTTCCCCACATCACCACCGGGGTTTTATCCTTATATTATGCCGGGGAAGACGGAGCCTGATTCGAATTGGGTGAACGAAACAGATAGCGAGCTGACTTCTCTGAAGCAATCTTATTCCAGCAGCAGCGAGGTTTTTAGCTATCATCTAGTGTCGTCTAAGGAATTTGCAGATGATAATAAGTATTTTAAAATTGAAGGCGATAAGCTGCTGGCAGCACAGGATTTCGGAGACAAGACGGCGTTCAGAATTCAGGTTTCTGCAAGGGATAGCCGGAATTTTGTGACTTATTCTGATTTCTGGATCAGAGCCATGGCGCCTGCGAATCCAGATCCCAATACGGATCAGCCTGGAACCGGAACTCCTGGGACTCCTGAGATTCCAGCGCCAGCACCGGATAACGGACCTGTCGTAGTAGAGCCAACGACACCGAGCCTGCCGGATCCGGTTCCTAGCTATCCTTCTACGAGCTCTGGTAGTGGTACCGGTACACCGTCAGGTCAGCCTGCTTCTCCTAAGCTGATCATTTCGGTTGATTTAGGAACAAGTGAGAAGGAAATATTCAAGACCGGGTTAGAGCGGACAACAACCAATGGCAAGACAACCGACAAAGTTCACATGGATTCTGCAGAGTGGAAGGAAGCCATCGCTCAAGCGCAGAAACAAAACCAGAAGGAAATCCGCGTAGTTATTCCTGATGTGAAGGACGAAGTCGATCAAGTGGACTTCAATATATCTAAGAACGATATTAAAGCTGTGAACGAAGCGGGGCTTGGTTTTGAGGTCTATACAGATCATGGAACGATTGCGGTTCCTGCCGCATCATTGGAGGGTCTGGATGAAGACCTGTACTTCCGTCTTGTCCCTGTAAAAGACAGCTCTGATCAAAAAGCTTTGCTTACCCGGGTGCAAAATGAGCCGGTTGTGAAAAAGGCTGCTGATCAGGCGCCTACCCTCGCTTCACGGCCTGTGAAGATCGAGACAAATCTGTCCGACCGTCCGGTAACGCTGACCATTCCGATTCGGAATCGAGAGATTCCGAAAGATCCGGTACTTCGCAGCCAGCTGCTGAATTCGCTGGCGGTGCTGATTGAGACTACCGATGGCAAGGTTTCCTTAGACAAAGGCAAACCTGCCGAGCAAGAGGGAACCACAGGTCTTGAAGTTTCTACCAATGCGTTCGGAACCTTCACCATTTTGCAGTGGGACGGTGTGGATCTTACACCGGATACCGGCTATATCCACGGGTTTGTTGACGGTACGTTCCGTCCGAACGCCCCTGTAAGCCGCTCTCAACTGGCTGTAATGCTGGCGCGCAACCTGGGGATTGGACAAGGAGCTTCTAGCGTTAAGCTTAACTATAGCGATGTACCTGCTAATTCGTATGCTGTCAACGCTTTGGCAGCCATTAAAGAGAAGGCAATTATGAGCGGGGATGGCTATGGGAACTTCCGTCCAGAAGAAGCGGTAACCCGCGGTGAAATGGCGGCGATCATTGCCCGTGTTGAACAGCTTCCGCTGTCCAGCTCAGCAGCTGCAGATGGGTTTACAGATGTTAAAGGGCACTGGGCTGCATCGGTCATTCAGGCTGCCCAGAGCACAGGGTTAATCAAGGGATATGCAGACGGGACTTTCCATCCGAATGCGACTTTGACTCGTGCAGAAACTGTGGTCATTATTAACCGTATGTTCCAACTTCATGGAGGGCTGGGCCTGGATGATCAGGTTGTAGCTTGGAGCGATGTGCCTGCCGGTCACTGGGCTGCGGAAGATATTGAAATAGCGTCCCGAAAGTAG
- a CDS encoding ATPase, with amino-acid sequence MLRLGEKIVIVEDAFEQNLPVGEYGYIIAYDRNPDNAFDYVVRCPKAGRNYFVPASDIETEDRLIKQEVERVEREALIDYALATHNEKLFYQVMNGDTAYAEEPIEPTQEGMSQAEFIKQVNLRAWI; translated from the coding sequence ATGCTGCGTTTGGGAGAGAAGATTGTTATCGTCGAGGATGCTTTTGAGCAGAATCTTCCTGTTGGGGAATATGGCTACATTATTGCTTACGACCGTAATCCGGACAATGCGTTCGATTATGTCGTCCGCTGTCCTAAAGCGGGCCGCAATTATTTCGTTCCTGCGAGCGATATCGAAACCGAGGATCGGCTTATCAAGCAAGAGGTAGAGCGGGTAGAGCGTGAGGCTCTTATCGATTATGCCCTAGCTACGCATAATGAGAAGCTGTTCTATCAAGTGATGAACGGCGACACAGCTTATGCGGAGGAACCTATTGAACCAACACAGGAAGGTATGTCACAAGCCGAGTTTATCAAGCAGGTAAATCTCCGCGCTTGGATTTAA
- a CDS encoding MBL fold metallo-hydrolase, whose translation MLNIESFSLGPLQTNAYLIQGEEPGKAIIIDPGMNPGPLLRRIADLDIEAILLTHAHFDHIGGVDEIRKAKDCPVYVHPLEADWLDTPKLNGSTMWPQVTPPIAVDRAEYDLAQGQKLSFLGHEFEVFHTPGHSPGSVSFLCGNHLFSGDVLFRAGVGRTDLPGGRERDLIDSIRLTLYRMEDGVTVYPGHGPRTTIGYERAHNPYVPGS comes from the coding sequence ATGCTGAATATTGAGTCTTTTTCACTGGGTCCCCTTCAGACAAATGCTTATCTTATCCAAGGCGAAGAGCCGGGGAAGGCGATCATTATAGATCCGGGGATGAATCCAGGGCCGCTGCTTCGCCGGATTGCTGATTTGGATATTGAAGCTATTTTACTGACACATGCGCATTTTGACCACATTGGCGGCGTGGACGAGATCCGTAAGGCAAAGGACTGTCCGGTTTATGTTCATCCTCTTGAAGCGGACTGGCTGGATACGCCTAAGCTTAACGGTTCAACGATGTGGCCGCAAGTAACACCACCTATTGCGGTAGATAGAGCTGAATACGATTTGGCGCAAGGGCAGAAGCTGAGTTTTCTTGGTCATGAATTCGAGGTATTTCATACACCGGGGCACTCTCCGGGAAGTGTCAGCTTTCTATGCGGAAATCACTTGTTCTCGGGAGATGTTTTGTTTCGTGCAGGAGTTGGAAGAACAGACCTTCCAGGTGGCCGGGAGCGCGACTTGATCGATTCGATCCGGTTGACGCTGTACCGCATGGAGGACGGAGTGACAGTGTATCCGGGGCATGGGCCAAGGACAACGATTGGGTATGAGCGGGCGCATAATCCTTATGTTCCTGGATCATAA
- a CDS encoding thioredoxin family protein — MSSKKNVANKFGTGLQPKEFIASMTRNKEAFQSWYDQFTWANQEDREFFESLNHRDDLRVLILAADWCGDVVRNVPVVFRALEVSGIPTEVLILEENPEVMDDFLTMGGRSVPIVIIADTGGHVLGHWGPRPKHVQEVMVAFKQANPDREAPDYEAKIAVARQEMQKRYGEGTGIHAVIVSELRELISKV, encoded by the coding sequence ATGAGCAGTAAGAAGAATGTAGCCAATAAGTTTGGCACTGGACTTCAGCCGAAAGAGTTCATCGCTTCTATGACGCGCAATAAAGAAGCTTTCCAGTCGTGGTACGATCAGTTCACCTGGGCTAATCAGGAGGATCGGGAGTTCTTTGAGAGCCTGAACCATAGGGATGATCTGCGTGTGCTTATTTTGGCTGCGGATTGGTGCGGAGACGTTGTGCGCAACGTTCCGGTTGTCTTTCGCGCGCTTGAAGTGTCGGGAATTCCTACGGAAGTATTGATCCTTGAGGAGAATCCGGAAGTGATGGATGACTTTCTAACCATGGGCGGAAGATCCGTGCCAATCGTAATTATTGCGGATACAGGCGGCCATGTGCTAGGACACTGGGGTCCTCGTCCAAAGCATGTACAGGAAGTCATGGTAGCCTTCAAGCAGGCTAACCCGGACCGGGAAGCCCCGGATTATGAAGCTAAAATTGCGGTGGCCCGCCAGGAGATGCAGAAGAGATATGGAGAGGGAACGGGAATTCACGCGGTTATTGTATCCGAACTGCGTGAGCTGATCTCGAAGGTTTAA